One Gemmatimonadaceae bacterium genomic window carries:
- a CDS encoding methyltransferase domain-containing protein yields MTPNLLDYLCEPVTKAPLQLVDAVSDADGNIQSGDLVTPTGKRYPIINGIPRFIDFVPTKTVESFGDEWNYFNFTDFKVNWLSHTVANTFGTTDVFQSKLIVDAGGGSGAQSKWFAEYGASHVIMMDLSHAVDDVVKRNLAGFKNVDVIQCSIDAPPLRDKSINGIVYCHNVIQHTPSVEKTAHALYALMAPGGEFVFNCYPLNDQGLVRWVRFHLVYRPLRAVLSRMPFGLIMLYSRIMAALRLVPGFGVFLEKSGFCVQGDIPRLAGEATWARIKRRFKNTKLNTFDCYGSHQYQHHKSEDEIRALVSALQPDTAKVRNMDKYFLRPTPIGCGLRVSR; encoded by the coding sequence GACTCCCAACCTCCTCGACTACCTCTGCGAGCCTGTCACCAAGGCGCCGCTTCAACTTGTCGATGCGGTTTCCGATGCTGACGGCAACATCCAATCCGGTGATCTGGTTACGCCTACCGGCAAACGTTATCCCATCATCAACGGTATCCCTCGTTTTATAGATTTTGTGCCCACCAAGACCGTGGAGTCTTTTGGCGATGAATGGAATTATTTCAACTTTACCGACTTCAAGGTGAACTGGCTCTCCCACACCGTTGCGAATACCTTCGGCACGACCGATGTTTTTCAGAGTAAGCTGATTGTGGATGCAGGGGGGGGCAGCGGCGCACAGAGCAAGTGGTTCGCGGAATATGGCGCTAGCCACGTGATCATGATGGATCTTTCGCATGCTGTCGACGATGTTGTGAAGCGCAATCTTGCCGGATTCAAGAATGTGGATGTGATTCAGTGCTCCATCGATGCCCCCCCCCTGCGTGACAAAAGCATTAACGGCATTGTCTATTGCCATAATGTGATTCAACACACCCCCTCAGTTGAAAAGACCGCCCATGCGCTCTATGCGCTGATGGCGCCAGGTGGCGAGTTTGTGTTCAATTGTTATCCGCTGAATGACCAAGGATTGGTGCGCTGGGTGCGCTTTCATCTTGTTTATAGACCATTACGCGCGGTACTGTCGCGTATGCCTTTCGGCCTTATCATGCTTTATTCACGCATCATGGCCGCCCTTCGACTGGTGCCCGGGTTTGGGGTGTTTCTGGAGAAATCCGGTTTCTGTGTACAAGGCGATATTCCGCGACTGGCCGGGGAAGCCACATGGGCGCGCATAAAGCGGCGATTCAAGAACACGAAGCTCAATACCTTTGACTGTTATGGTTCGCATCAATACCAGCATCACAAATCTGAGGACGAAATACGTGCGCTAGTCAGCGCATTGCAGCCGGATACTGCAAAGGTGCGCAACATGGACAAGTATTTTCTTCGCCCGACTCCAATTGGCTGTGGCTTGCGAGTTTCCCGATAG
- a CDS encoding acyltransferase — protein sequence MYVSPFASIRNHRWIRLGPGCRVDHSVTLWCTFLKVGKFVDFNPGVAAYGRVEIGDFVLIAPNVMIAGGNHGTARIETPMYLQRDSSRGIVIEDDVWIGANAVILDGVRFGRDAIARVGLLRAPWARMRRAQVRRDYRRRRDGHAESPRSEGSFTTSGRYPLPCAHDLRVGATVRSCAGELF from the coding sequence GTGTACGTGTCTCCCTTCGCATCGATTCGCAATCACCGCTGGATCCGGCTGGGCCCGGGATGCAGGGTGGATCACTCCGTCACCCTGTGGTGCACCTTCCTCAAGGTGGGCAAGTTCGTTGACTTCAATCCGGGAGTGGCTGCGTACGGGCGCGTCGAGATCGGTGACTTCGTGCTGATCGCGCCCAACGTGATGATCGCCGGGGGAAACCACGGAACCGCGAGGATCGAGACCCCGATGTATCTTCAGCGCGACTCGTCGCGTGGGATCGTGATCGAGGACGATGTGTGGATAGGCGCGAACGCCGTGATACTCGACGGAGTGCGCTTTGGCCGCGACGCGATTGCGCGAGTCGGGCTTCTTCGCGCCCCCTGGGCGCGAATGCGCCGAGCCCAGGTTCGCCGCGACTACCGGCGACGGAGGGACGGCCATGCAGAGTCCCCGCGGAGCGAGGGCTCGTTTACGACGAGCGGGCGGTACCCGCTTCCGTGCGCGCACGACTTGCGCGTTGGGGCTACAGTCCGGAGCTGCGCCGGCGAACTCTTCTAA